One Bacillota bacterium genomic region harbors:
- the secG gene encoding preprotein translocase subunit SecG, with amino-acid sequence MVFDILTYVHVLITLGLIVVILLQSGKSAGLGTIGGGAEKILGKKKKSLDHMLSRATVLAAAVFMISALILSVFRG; translated from the coding sequence ATGGTCTTTGACATCCTCACGTACGTTCACGTTTTGATTACCCTAGGCTTGATTGTCGTTATTCTCCTGCAGTCAGGGAAGAGCGCTGGCCTCGGCACCATCGGGGGCGGGGCTGAGAAGATCCTGGGCAAGAAGAAGAAGAGCCTAGATCATATGCTGTCCAGGGCGACAGTCCTGGCTGCGGCGGTCTTCATGATTTCCGCCCTCATACTGTCGGTTTTCCGAGGCTAG